Below is a genomic region from Sphaeramia orbicularis chromosome 6, fSphaOr1.1, whole genome shotgun sequence.
ACAGTCAATAGGGATGAggacagcaggaaaaaaaatattcagtgtgTTAAGTGACCTTTCCTTGCTCATGGCCCCTGTAATAGCATTAACACAGCAGCTACAACCATGGCCATCAATTATCTGACCAACCCTGCCTGCACTACCTTAACTAATAGTTTTCTCCCCTCACTCTTTCCttaaccccgccccctcctcctTGTAGCCCCTCTCCTTCTATTCTCCAATTATCACTCTAAAGCACCGCGTCTAATGGAAATAGAATAGGTACATGAGTTGCACTTGGCATATTTTTGCTTTATCTGGCTTATCTCTTAACTCttcatattgatttttttttatttgccctTGTAATTCaggtgctgtttttgtttttttctaaagttgTGTTTTGATGGATAAAACAAACAGTGACACTTAAGTTTAATTAATTCCTTTTGTTGCACTCACTATTTCTCTATACATAGTCAAGGGCAAGGAAGGACATTCTTCCTTCAGTCAAAGACATAAGTTCACATTTACAATACTGTATGTTGCTCAGTAGGATTTTGATGTAATTGGTCATATACAAAATACACTACACATGACTTTGTGTTAAAATTAATAATACCTTTTAAGCATTACCATTGTCAttatatatttgttcatttttaaaccCTTTGTCTCTTTGTATAAGGCTATGGCTGCTGAGGCACAAGACACTACGTGCATGTAAAATAACTATATGAATACAACTGAGTCTTTCAATGCTTTGATCTTCATACAGTGAAAACACATTAGAGCTGTAATATATTCTGTCAATCAATATGGTTTGCTGAAATTTTAAAGATAATAAATATTACATTTCTTCCATATTATGTACAAGCTTATGATGTGTACATGTTTCATTTTTATGGTAAGTAGCATGAATGCAGcagaatgaaaataaatgtgCTGCAttgcaaaataatgaagaaaattcaTAGAGGAGAGTAGAATTATGTAGGTGTAATAATACTGGGCATAATGATTTATTTACTatgatattttattcatgtttatatgTTTGAACATAAAGAAGAGCTCACTTGCAGTATCACATATACATTAGTCCTCATGTTCAACTTCTGTAATCTGTATCTTGCATCTGTTTAGATTAGATGCGGTATCAGTTAATCCCCTTTATGGGCCACTGTGCACATACATTAATTTTTCAATAATGTGTTTACAACATAGAATTTTCAATTCAAGCAGTGTTCTCTTCATCTAATATATTGGAGTCAAAACTGGACAGGACAATTTGcatggaattattttttttccactacagACCCCAGTCCCAATGGCATTCTACTTGTGATAGGAAACAAGAAGGAAGAGCAAGCTAGAACGTGGTCATTAACTAAAGGCAGAGAAGGAGACTTCTTCCCTGCATTCAAATGATGCTTAATCCAACACGATCAACACTCTTCTCGTCCCTCCTACTCCTCACCTCTAATCCACATCCTTCTTTTTCTCTGCCTTTCTCTGTCATTTTACTGAGGAGGCTAATATGCAGTACATTCCCTCATCTGTCTCCCTCATTCTTCTTCTCTATCCCTATTTATctcatttctttcttctttctataGGCTCCTTTCCCCTATTTCACCAAGGACGTGGATATATCTCCTCCTACCCTGCCTCATCTCTCCCCCACCCCACTCTTGGTAAGTCTCTTTTCCTctatctctctgtctttctctctcatctttctaagagATAACTCTGTGCAAGCTCTTTCATCTTTCTCCTCCCTGAAGAGAAGACTGCCCAGCAGACACAGAGGAGCAGAGTCAGCATTTCAGTCTTCTATGATGTCACGGACCCCCCAACCCAACCTCACACCTCCAAAATGCACACATATATAAAAATCCTCTACCAACTGGCAAACTAGGAAAAGCAGATATAACACACAGGTCTGTTTTTCCCATCTGGTAATAATGCATGAGGGAGACACTTACCAAACTGTGCCTTACAAGAGGTGAGAAATAGCAGCAAGCCGCATCTCCACTGGAAAACACTGGCGCACTGCTGCGCTCttgagacagaaagacagagaacacacaaccACTCTGGAGTTGGAGTAGAAAGTCTGACCTCTTGCATCTTTATGATACATCAGAATGAGTGTTTGAATTTTAATGATAGGCTCTGGGTTGTTCGGAGACTGAGAGAGGGGGGAAGATCGGCACAGGTAAAGTGATCTAGAGAGTGAGAGTAAAGAAAGAGGGTGAGGGACAGAACACAtgagacaaagacagaaagagagagagaatgacaGGAGAAGATAGTTACAGTGAGGGGAGGGAGAAGGAGGGATAGGGGAGGAGGGGAGGTTGAATGTGTTAATACACAGGAACACTGCATCAAACCAATGCACTGCTCTGAGGCTGGCTGAGCAGCTGAGAGGAGTGCGTCAGCAGTACATTCACGTTCCCACTGAAGGACAAAGGGAGGGGGCAGAGCGAGCATCTTAGCTGCCTGCAACACCGACACACATCGGCGGGGGGaacagagaaaagagagagattggagaataaacaagaagaggagATGTGGATTAGAATGCTGCTCCTGCTGCTACTGTGACGGTGGGCTGCCTGTTTGAGTGCTCGCGTGCGTCCTCCTCtccatctctctgtctctcacacactGTCTCTTTCGCACACTCTGTCTTTCTTTTGCTCTTGATCTGTCACtggttctctctctctttctctctcaatcTCTCCCttactgtctctgtctctctttccctctctctctctgttctacTCTGGCTACTGCAGTAGTCCACCAGCCAGCCGCAAGTCTGACAGCCACACACATGGCTAACTGCCACAACTTACTACCTCAGCCCTGGAAAAAGAACTAACAAATAAGCAAGCAGAAGAACACTGCAGGAGACAGCCAAGGGGACAAACGGCGAGCGGAGAGAAGAATCTGTAATACCTTTCTCTGTTTATGGATACAGATACGGAGCCCATCTCCTCACACATCCTCCAAGCAGCAACCTCTCTCTTTACACTCATTGCAGAAGAGGACAAGAGTGCTCTCTCTCTTCCAACAGCCTTTTGCGAAGCTCCAGCAGTGCAGTGCATCCCCTTCTCCACCCCCCATCCAGCGCCACCATCTCTCCCaccacccccaaccccccctccccctagGAGGAATAGACGGATTACTGCTAACTGTGCACACGGCAGCCTGCAGCTGCTCTGACCAGGGCCAGCCCAACATTGGGAGGAAGCGAGAGGAacacagaggaggagaggagagggggatgACTGTGCCGGGAGTTCTTTAGCCTTTTTCTGTCTCTCAGTCTCTGTCACAACGGGGCTAATCAGCGACTGACTAGCCCTTGGCAAAGTCACAGTGAGGGAGGTCTTACCACCAAACAGGCGACCAGCCGACAAGCCAACACATGTATCAGGAGCCGACAGAACTGaggattttcatttatttttattggtcacttcttctctcctcctctgtgtTTAACTGTGCTATGGATCATTGTGATTTATCCAAAGTGGAACTGCATTTTAGGATCTGCAGCCTGGCACGAGGGCTGTTAGTAAGGGCAGAAGGGATCCACGTACCTGCCAAGCCTTCCTGGCCTTACATCTGCCTGTGAGTGCTTTCCATGCTGCTTTCAGTCTTTAATACCAGGAGCCATTTTGTACCCTTGGCTAATAGAGGGCCACCTCACTTTTTCAGAAAGGGAAAACAAGAAAACATCTATCTCTTGTCTTTCCATGGAATGGAATTATAAATGAATGAGAAgtaaaactgttgtttttcacaTCTGAAAAGAGGAAAAAGGACTACTTTCAAACTAATGAGGTATGTCACTGACACTAATAATGAACATTGTTCTTATAATGCTGCAGTGCTTTTGCTTTTCTGCTTCTCTCGGTAAAATCACTCTTATTCTgtcctttttctttctcttttccctTCTTCCCTTCACTCCGATTTCATGTAGCATCTTCCTACACTGTCGATGGAACTTGGGAGCACTGAGTTGCTCCAGCCAGGCTAAGGTGGTCTGTCCTCCGGTGTGTGCCATCTCCCCCTACCATGCAGAATAATGAGCCCTCCACACCATGAGTCCTCTGGGCCAGGTTAGTGTGCAGCCTACCTGGAACGCAGCCTTGCTCGCCGTGCTCTCCCTCATGGTGCCTGCTCTCAGTATGTGCCAATCCACAGGCCCTGCAGTGGGCTCGGCTAACCCACAGAACTGTCCAGGTGTGTGCTCCTGTACTAACCAGCTCAGCAAGGTGGTGTGCACCCGCAGAGGCCTGGTGAGAGTTCCTCCCAACATCCCTACCAAGACCAGGTACCTGAACTTGATGGAAAACAGCATAGAGACCATACAGGCTGATACCTTCAGGCATCTGCATCACCTGGAGGTACTGCAGTTGGGCAGGAATGCCATCCGACAGATTGAAGTGGGGGCCTTTTATGGTTTGACCAGTCTGAACACACTGGAGCTGTTTGACAATAGACTGACTGTCATTCCCAGTGGGGCTTTTGAGTACCTGTCAAAGTTGAGAGAGTTGTGGCTTAGAAACAATCCCATTGAGCGCATTCCATCAAATGCCTTCAACCGTGTCCCCTCCCTCATGAGACTGGATCTGGGAGAATTGAGGAAATTGGAGTACATCTCCGATGGGGCATTTGAGGGCCTTCAAAACCTCAAGTACCTCAACTTGGGGATGTGCAACCTGAGGGAGTTTCCTCAACTTTCACCTCTAGTGGGATTAGAGGAACTAGAGATTTCGGAGAATGTTTTCCCTGAACTGAAGCCTGGGGCCTTCCGTGGACTCAAGAATTTACGTAAACTGTGGATTATGAACTCTGCGATCACTACCATTGAGAGGAATGCATTTGATGACAATACAGCCTTGGTGGAGCTGAATTTAGCCCATAACAACCTGTCATCCCTCCCCCACAACCTCTTCACCCCTCTACAGTACCTGGTGGAGCTACACCTGCACCACAACCCCTGGCGATGTGACTGTGATGTAGTGTGGCTCTCCTGGTGGCTCAGAGAATACATTCCCACAAATTCCACATGCTGTGGACGCTGCCACACCCCGATCCACATGAGAGGAAGATACCTAGTGGAAGTTGATCAGACCACCTTTCAGTGCTCTGCACCATTCATACTTGATGCCCCAAGAGATCTGAACATTTCAGCAGCAAGGGTGGCAGAACTGAAATGTCGCACAGCTGCTATGAGCTCAGTACGATGGCTTCTCCCTAATGGCACTGTATTGACCCATGGTTCAGCTCACCCGCGGATATCTGTCCTTAATGATGGAACACTCAACTTCTCCAATGTTCTCCCCTCAGATACTGGCATCTACACCTGCATGGTGAGCAACATGGCTGGAAATTCCAATGCCTCAGCGTACCTAAATGTTAGCAATGCTGAACTCAACACATCTAATCTGTCCTACTTTACCACAGTAACAGTAGAGGTTTTAGAGCCGACAGTGGAGGAGACCCCTAAACCCAAGCCTACAGTCCCCGCGTCACCttctgtgtttcagcctgtcTTCATCTCCACACCTACTGTACTGTTCCAAAACACTCAGACTCCACGGCAGGTGTCAATCCCCACTGCCAGAATCCCTAGTGGGCCAGCTGCCAGCCTGGATGAGGTGATGAAGACCACCAAAATCATCATTGGCTGTTTTGTTGCTGTTACCTTGCTGGCAGCTGCCATGTTGATAGCATTCTATAAGTTGCGTAAACGACATCAACAGAGGAGCACGGTGGCGGCAGTCAGGACCATAGAAATCATTCAAATGGAGGAAGAAGTTCCTCCAGTTCCACCACCCACCTCTGGATCTAGTGGCTCTGATGACACAGGGTTGGTACTGCCTACATTAGTGGAACACAACAGCAACACCTTTAAGCCTGggtatgtgtcctcctcctcttcatcgcgTCAAGGGGGCTATGGAGCCCACTGGACCCAGAACTCTCTTCATCGTTCAGTCAGACAGCATCACAGCCACATCAGCACCATTGCTGATCCTTACGTCATTAAGACAACTCATGGGAAGGATAAGGTTCAAGAGACCCAAATCTGAGTAATGCTCTTTATGGATCTATCTGACTCTGCCCAAAACCTCTGCTCTCCACTCTGCTCACCAGTCCATGCAATAGAATGCACAAAGAACAAAACGGTAACTTTCTTTTGTACAGAAGTGCAAAACagagacagttttttgtttcttgtaCATGCCTATACATACGtatataaatatgaaaaaatacaaatatatatatatatatatatatatatatatatatatatatatatatatatatatatatgaatatatatgaaaCTACCGTCAGGCAGTGGTGAGACTTGCAGATTATATTAGAAAAGAGAGAGTAATTTGAAACTATTTTCTAATAACttctatttaaaaaagacaaagaaaccgAGTTGCTTTTGTGATTGATTATAGAAGGTGGTATGTATGTCTAAAGCAGGATAAGAGGCATTTAGTTTGTTTTCTTCATATTTAGGATgcattgaaaaaaagaaaaaaactctttATACAAGCACCAGTTTCTAAATGCAGCCCCAGAATTAAGCTCCAGTTTTTACTGTGCCAAATATTATATGCAATAAAATGGTATTTCTAGACTAAGGACCacaaaatgacacacacacagcaaaatCTAGATAGATAGAAACATTTGTCCAAGGATAGCAGTGTAATGGCACAGATAGAATGTGCTGTTCAGTAGCTATCAGCCAAATGCTTTTGGACTGCAGTGAATTTCTGCAGCTAAGGTTTAACCCTCTGTTCGCTGGAGCTAAGCTGCGTTTATTTGACAATGCCAGTGCTTCTAAGTTGTAGCGTATCTAAACATATTTCTTTAGTGTGCACATGATTCCCCACTGGTTCAAAGATGACGTGCAGGCTAATAACAGTTGTTGCAAATACTTTGTTCTGTTATTGGTTGCATTTTGTATTACTTCTTGTCCATTAGGTTTTGACATGCTTCTTAATGGCTTGTGTAGTGTTTAGGGCTAatttagtaatgcattacagcagtTGCCTGACTTGTCTCTGCAAGGGCTCATTCTGATGCTAATTTTTCAGAAGGAACAGACATGTGGTGCAGTGATACAGGGCTTTGCTGACCGTTAAGCTTTCGGAGAAACAAAACGAGTGgactgaaatgaaacaaaatgaatgtcTGATACTGGGGCTTTTCCATGGACTACATTGAAaactgtctttgtttttctttttattttaacagTTTATTTTGAGCAACACTATTTTTATGGAGAGACAAAGGAGgctatgaaaaataaaaaaacctttGGTTTGTATTTCTCTAATCAGAAACAGTTTCATCTgatgtttcttttaattatctaTATATTTCCATTTGTGTGTAAGTTGTTTAATCGTAAAGGCTGGAGGCAGTATTGTAATCCTTCCCCAAATCCCCCATCTTACGGTCCTATGCATTTACTTAGTGTCTGCATGAATGGGTCTTTAAGTAACTGGTGTACAATGCTGCATTATACCCCACAGTGGGGCTCTATGCAGGTCAGATAGGCTGTTGGTCTTTGATGCCTCAGCTTAGTTCTTAACATTGATTTCTCAGTGACTGTGA
It encodes:
- the lrrc4.2 gene encoding leucine-rich repeat-containing protein 4.2, with protein sequence MSPLGQVSVQPTWNAALLAVLSLMVPALSMCQSTGPAVGSANPQNCPGVCSCTNQLSKVVCTRRGLVRVPPNIPTKTRYLNLMENSIETIQADTFRHLHHLEVLQLGRNAIRQIEVGAFYGLTSLNTLELFDNRLTVIPSGAFEYLSKLRELWLRNNPIERIPSNAFNRVPSLMRLDLGELRKLEYISDGAFEGLQNLKYLNLGMCNLREFPQLSPLVGLEELEISENVFPELKPGAFRGLKNLRKLWIMNSAITTIERNAFDDNTALVELNLAHNNLSSLPHNLFTPLQYLVELHLHHNPWRCDCDVVWLSWWLREYIPTNSTCCGRCHTPIHMRGRYLVEVDQTTFQCSAPFILDAPRDLNISAARVAELKCRTAAMSSVRWLLPNGTVLTHGSAHPRISVLNDGTLNFSNVLPSDTGIYTCMVSNMAGNSNASAYLNVSNAELNTSNLSYFTTVTVEVLEPTVEETPKPKPTVPASPSVFQPVFISTPTVLFQNTQTPRQVSIPTARIPSGPAASLDEVMKTTKIIIGCFVAVTLLAAAMLIAFYKLRKRHQQRSTVAAVRTIEIIQMEEEVPPVPPPTSGSSGSDDTGLVLPTLVEHNSNTFKPGYVSSSSSSRQGGYGAHWTQNSLHRSVRQHHSHISTIADPYVIKTTHGKDKVQETQI